GCTGCAACTAGCTTTAGGCACCCTGATGTTATATTTGactattgattttctttttttttgttgccctGTGCAGCTGATCAGCGGCATGTGACATGAAGGCCTTGTGTTTTAGTTTGGCCTAAATACTAGGGGATGGTAGAACAGTGTCAATCAAATCATATTATAATCATCATTGTTGCTTCTCAGGGTGCTACGGCCGCCCGGCGGGACCTCCAGCATTTCCTTCGGCACAGACGACAACTCGACTCCCCGCAAGGACAAGATGGCCTCCAGCATCTTTGCAGAGCCTGAAGACCTCCATGCTCATCGGAGGAACAATCCACCCAGTAACTCAATCTAACATCCCTTTAACCCTATCTTTACTCACTTTCCATGTGACTATGCCAAAGCACTGAAACAATAGGGTTTAGATTTACAAGATAACAATAACAGCTGTTGGAGTTCTGCACCAGGGAGGGCGTATAAGAAAAAATGTCTGTGCAGTTTAATCTGCTAAAATTAGACAGAACTACCAGAAGCTGTAAGTAAGCATAAAGCCACATGGACTTGATTCTTCTAAGTTGAGTGTGGAAAAGAGACAACTAGAGTGTTATTAAGTATTTTTCCATTTAGGTTGTCAGAAAGAACAGCCCTGGAGTACTGGGATAAGGGTAATTTGAAGCTAGGCATTTGTTAGATGGGGATGAGGATCAGCCCTCAACGGAAAGAAATGGgtcagtttaaaaaatgtgtcaaatggTGAAATGTGTGGCCTTGTATTTACACAAGGGACGTTTCACTTTGGGTACATGAGGAGAGGCAGTAGGTAATAGGAAACCTGTGAGTGGcaatttaacattacattacattacattacagtcatttagcagacgcttttatccaaagcgactcacaataagtgtattcaacataggtattcaagagaactactagtcaccagaagtcataagtgcatctcctttcttaaacaagcatctaaaagcataaaccagagcaaaagtatagtgcagaggcaaattactacaaatacaataagtgctaagcggaaggctcagggtagtacttcttgaagagacGTATAAAGTGTCGAGGTCCCTACAGCCAATGAGGCTAGAATGAAAAATGACTGTAGTCTGACATTATTGTGCCTGCCAGTATATTGATAATTATCCAGGTAAAGCTTTAGCCAAACATAATTCATTCTCTTCTTAAATATGCATTATCCTTCCTGCTTGTAATTAAGGATATAGTCGGTGTGCATAAAGAGGAAGAATCCACCCCCACAGCAGTACGATTCCATTTCTGCTCAAGGCCGTGAAGTTACTCACAAGCCAGTGATCACATGTCTTCACACTGGTCACTCTGTGGGAATCAGTTAACGTGGTATATCATGTTTTCTGGATGTGTGGACAGTGAAGAATTTACCCTAAAATCATTAGTTCAGCCTCTGACCTTTATGGACGGCAGCTGCTGACAGTTACAACCTCTTCCTGCTCGCATTGTTTCACTTGGGTCTAGGTCAAGTTCAGGGGAGCCTTCTCATagttttcccattttttttaacgGATACAACTGGATGAGGATAATTGTTTCTGCCTGAATGAGGACGATTTATTACCATACCAGGTTTTATAGGCATTGTGTTATCTGTCTGGCCTGCCTGTGAACTCCTAGAACAGACGAACAGGCCATCCTGAGTAGATCCTTCTTCAGTATGAATGCTGTCCTGCAGTACGTATCCACGCTTCACCCTTTGTATAGCTGTTAGTCTTAGAAGATGCTTCTTTGCATTTTTGCCATTTTCTGGAATTGGAGTTAAAGGAAACGTATGTAGATGTAAGGATTCCTACGAAAGGTCCCACCATGGTTTCAATGTAGAGATGTTGCATTTTAAGTAGTACTCATCTTAAAGCCACCTGGAAGACCTGATGGCTGATTTTCATGATCATTGAAGACCTCAATAGACTGTAAGTAGAGTTTATATTGTAGATGGTGGTCATTCAGAATAAAAACTATCTATTTGCTGCCTCAGAATCCCTCTATAATCTGTAGACCTCACGTTGAATCCATCCACCTTTATTTTTCACCATGCTCCCCCTCATTGATAGGAACAAGCTCCTGAATTTCACCAACATATCTTCTAAATAGTTTGGCCTCCACTCCAAACCTGCCAGCCCCTCAACGACCACAACTCACAGAGCGCTAACGTAGCACACGACACCTGCCGCCACCCTCACCCCGTGCTTCATCCTTCTCCCCTCTGGCTGCAGATATAGACAACTATTCTGCCAAAAAGCATTCAGGCACTTCTGCCTCAAACAGCCTGGGCACTGTAAGAGACTTGTGCTGATGTTCTCGTTTGTTGATACTCTGTGTCTGAGTGTCATGAACTGTGAAAGCACAAAGAAACCACTTTAGGGAACAATAAAGAATGAACAGTTTTCATAGGGACTATTGCttctttaaaaagtattttccaataaaaaaaaaaaaaaaactgttcacgCCAAGATATGTTGATGGAGTGACAAGGACATTACTTCTGGAAAGACAAGACATTTATTCAAGAGGTATTTTCTGATGCTTCGATCAATGAAATTTCATAATAGTGTCAGAAACTGATATCTTAAAATCAGAGTAAATTCATCTGAAATTATCTTCCACTAGGAGGAAGggagaaagtgttttttgtgatgAACTTAACAAATAAGGTGGAGAAACTGGTCTTAAAGTGTGTGAAGCTTATTCTTAAAGTTGGTTagaaacaaatcacaaaaaaagtgttcaaCTGCATGAATGTGCTGATATTATGTTCATGCTTACATAAGCATAGTGTGAGCCGGAGCCTTTGGCAGGTTCTTTGTCAGGATTTTATGGGTTTTCAGATACCAGAGCTGTTGGTTTGCTCAAGAGCCACCCGAGGATCACTCTGTACTCGGAGAGGAGGCCAAGATGGAGACCAGCAGCAGTATGGGTGTTGTTCCTACCTTCAAGCTTGTTTGTCCAGTGAAGCCATCGTTAGCATGCGTTTCTATCTCTGACCCAGGAGACCTATACGGTTAAGTAGAAGGATATGTGTTGTAGTGATGGCAACATAATGCATCGCTGCAGTCTGGTTTAATCCTCTTCCATTTACTGTCCAGAGCATTGATCAGACTCAGCACTGTGGAGCCAGTAATGAAGGAGGTCTTGTTGAGCGATCGGGGCTCTCAACAGAGCTGATTCTCTTCACTCCATTAACAACAATGGCCCCTCCCACGCTCCTCCAGCAACCCGTTGTTCCCCTCAGGACAAAGACCGCCTGTCCCCTCCCTGGCCCTGGGTTACCTTATGTGGCTTTATATCCCCACAGAGAGCCAAACACTGGGCTTTAAAGCTCTTCCTGCTGAAGGAGAATACAGGCGCTACGGGGTTATGTGACTTTTGGCTTTCATGTTGTGTCTGCCTGGAACCGTTCCACTGTGTTTCTGGGTCTGATGCAGTTGCCCAATCGGCTTTGGTGATGTTTTCTGTCAGTTCTCAGAGATTTTTGTCTCGTGTTATTTCAGTCAAATTCCCTCCTAAAGCTGATGTTTTGTTGAAAATCTGACAAGATGAATCTTTTGGTGAGCAGGGTGGCCTCGTGGCTTGGAAGCATTGGGGTCCGGGGTTGGCTTTGTAGATAATTGGATTAGTGTCCATATGGTATGAAGCATGAGtcatgttttgtcatttgtctCCTGTGTTTCCTGTCGAGCTTCAAAATAATTGATTGGCcaaaagagggggagggaaaTCCAATAAAATAGACTGCTAGCTagtgtatgttgtgtgttttcctattaacatgttttttgggggagttttCTTCTCTGAATCGAGTCTCTAAGGATGGGGGTGATgcatgctgtacagattgtaaaggcctttgaggcaaatttgtgatattgggctgaATAAATAGACTTGATCTGACTTGACTATTCCACTCTATCActctttaatgtgttttttgttctttccttctctcccttaCCTTCCCAGCTGGGGAAGCAGCAGGAACCCTGTGCGGAGAACCCTCAGCCCCACTGAGGCGATGCCAGCAGCCTCTCCTCTTCCCCAAGAACCCAGAGCCGGAACTGATCACCATCCACAACTCCGGGGCCGCCTTGGTCTGGAACCAGAGACGAGAGGTACCGCTCACCTAGTGTGACAGCCGCTGTTTCCAAAACAAGAGCCTCAGCCTAGTTTGggcctggaaaaaaaaaagcacacagtcATAGATTAAGTATAATTCTAAACAGTCCAGTGGGACTTTCATTGGGGGATGGATGACTTAATCCATCTATTTGAAACAGACCCAGGATGTTGTTTGATCGATATTTGTAATCCCTGCGGAGGTTTAATTTTCCATCTGGGAATGTGCTCGTCATCCCTTACTCACATGGGTAGAATTTTCTATTTGAGCAATTTAAATGAGCTATTAAGAGACGGTGAAACAGGACGTCTGTTACTGGTGGTGCACCGGACCGTTGGATCCTCCTCATGGGTCGTCATGCATGGGAACTGTGGATTAAATACACAGTTTAACGATCTTGGTATTTTATCAGCCAATACTCAATAAAATATGAGATTGGGATATTGGTATTAATGCTTTCTATTCGCTGATCCCTGATCATGTTAagttgtgaacaacaaatcccTAAGAGCTAATGCCGTTGGCAGCACCGGTGCAGCTAACGTATGGAGGTACCATTCAGTTGCATTATGGTGCGTTCatgctctattcagtaaaaatgattattgggcaaatgttaattattaagTTATCGTGATGcgttaaaatgtaatcttgtaaaatgtcgATTTTGTCAAGAAACATTAAtgaatacagttgtttgaaggagatgctTCACGGCAAACCTGTTTAGTATCCTAGCATTAGCTCTTAGAAGCAtataacacataaataaaactacGAATGCCAAGTTTGTTTTATGataataaccactatagatgaaaattaaaaagtaaaagcaaacaCTGACTTTGGGGCGGATTGCATTAATATTCAGAGCCTTGTATATCATCTGTTATAACAAGATGACTCCAAAAACTATCTGTATCTGCTGATCCCATCCATGACTCACAACTGTGAGTTATGTGATCCGGTGCACGTCTATCTGTTACAACATATAATCCCCTCGCTCTCTAGAAGTCAAATGAG
This genomic window from Anoplopoma fimbria isolate UVic2021 breed Golden Eagle Sablefish chromosome 11, Afim_UVic_2022, whole genome shotgun sequence contains:
- the LOC129098189 gene encoding jupiter microtubule associated homolog 1-like, coding for MTTTTTYKGMEPGSKSSSRVLRPPGGTSSISFGTDDNSTPRKDKMASSIFAEPEDLHAHRRNNPPTGEAAGTLCGEPSAPLRRCQQPLLFPKNPEPELITIHNSGAALVWNQRREVENGQEPANTEYPDGVEVEQQEEQEQLKETTQPSAPSGDANAAAGGRRNPPGGKSSLILG